CGCTGTTGAGGTGGCATGTTTTGCTAAAATCAAATCATGAAAGCCCGGAGCAAACCTTTCAATCTGCTGCTCTATAGTCGCCGTCATATCTTTACCCGACCCATTGGGCACGTGGCAGTAAGCATAAGCGGTATGCTTACCTCTAGGTGCACGATCGACATCGATTAAGCTTTGCTGCGCAAGGAGTACAAAAGGTTTTTCGGGGTGTTTCCCGTTAGCTATAAGCGATTCTGATAAGGCAACTTCCTCAAAGGAATTCCCAATATGGACCGTTCCAGCCTCCTGACATTCAGGTGCCGTGAAAGGAATTGGCCCATCAAGTGCCCAATCAACCTTAAACAAACCCATACCATATCGGTATCGCTCCATCTGCCTTTTATAGATGTACGGAAATTTGTGCCCGGCAATCTGCAATAACTGTCTCGGTGAAGTATCAAAAACAACAGCTCTACTGCTAGGAATATCTTTTAGCGAACGAACATAAACATTAGTTTCTATTTTACCACCTAATGAAAGAAAGTAGCTGGCCAAAGCATTGGCCATGTTTTGTGTACCGCCTTTTACAATCGGCCATCCCGTAATATGTCCATTGATGGTAAGCACCAGAGCAATAGCGGATGTGGTAAGTTTCTGAAAAGGGAGCATGCTATGGGCAACCATTCCCGCCCACAGACCTTTCAACTGTTTAGTTTTAAACCGACGGGCCAGAATTGTCGCAGGTAATAACGCTCTTAAACCGAATTGGGCAAAGTTCAACGGATACTTTGGAAATCCCAATGGACCTAACAAGTCCTTAGCAATTGTTGGCCATTTTTCTACAAGTGGGCCAAAAAGCGAAAGATAGGATTCTTTATCTTTACCAAAAGATGAAGCAGTTTCCAATATATCCCTCCTTAGCGCACCGGCGGTCCCATCGTCGAATGGATGTGCTGCCAAAACTTCCGGATTGATATAGGTCAAACCATGATATTCCAACGGCAGACTATTAAAAAAGGGAGATGCAGCCGCCATCGGGTGAACCGCTGAACAGACATCATGCACAAAACCGGGCAAAGTCAATTCCGCACTGCGCATACCGCCACCAACGGTTCCTTTTGCTTCCAATAGCAACACCGAGAGCCCATATTGGCGTAGCAAAATAGCCGCAGCAAGACCGTTCGGTCCCGAACCAACCACTATCGCATCGTATTCAAAATTACCCATAATTCAAAAAACCATCAAAAACGTAAGATTAAAAAATATCCAGGGAACAAATAAAGGTAAAAAATTCTTTTAAAGAACGTCATTATCTGCTAACCAGACGGTGCCGTCTGTTTTGATCTCCCAAGCAGTTATCGGGTTAAAATGATATCCGCCTCGGCTCTCTCTTACGGAAGACAACATTCGATAGCTTGGTTGAACATAACCCGTTTCATCTATTGCCCTGCTCATCACAATTGTTCCCCTGCCATTCCATCTCCATAAATAGTGGAAAGCGGTATGCGCTTTGCTGAGCACTGGTTCCTGCAATATCGCTGCTTGCCACGTTTTCCCTTCGTCTACGCTAATCTCCACTTGTATAATTTTCCCCCAGCCACTCCATGCAATCCCGCGGATTTCCACCCATCCTTTTTCTATACGTAGTGGGTAAGAAGGAAACGTTATAATCGATCGGGCGTCCATAAGAAAGCTAAATTGTCGGATTTTTCCATCGGCAATTTTCTCTGTATATTTCGAGGTCTCTTCTCTTGTCATAAAAGGCTGGTTGGCAATCTCGATACGCCTAATCCATTTGATCTGTGTATTTCCCTCCCATCCGGGCAATAGTAGTCGCGCCGGATACCCTTGTTCGGGACGCAAAGCTTCTCCATTCTGCGCATAAACAATCATGGCGTCCTCATACGCTTTCTCTAAAGGGATACTGCGCGTCATGACTGCAGCATCGTTTCCTTCTGCCAAGAACCAACTTGCTTGGGGTTTCACCCCCACCTCACGGAAAAGTGTGGACAACATTACACCAGTCCATTCGCTCTGACTGGTTAGACCGCAAATTTCCTGCGGCGTTAATTCGGCCTTACCAGAACGAAAATTACCGGAACATTCGATGAAACATATACGTGTAAACGATGGGAATCGCATTAAATCGCGCAATGTAAAAGACATGGGTTTATTGACCATTCCATGAATAACCAGTTCATACCGTTTTGGATCCATCGTAGGCACTCCACCATGGTTACGCTCAAAATGTAGATCTGAAGGGGTAATGGTGCCGAAAAGATTCTGTAAAGGTGTTCGGGAGGAAGTAAAGGATGGCAGCTTTTTCAGTTTTTCGAAAGGAGAACGTGTACCTAAAGGCCCCGGTGGAACGCCAGGTACTTTTGTCGGATCCTTCGGCACAAATATTGGTTTTGCTTCCTGGATTACCTTGCCGAAGGCGTCTGGCACTAGTGCCAGACCAAGCGCCGCTGCGCCTCCCAACATCCGACGTCTGCTTATTTTTACTGCGGGTATATGATCGGGGAACTGCGTATCTAATATCTTTTTATCCTTGTTCATGTGTACACTAGTTAACGTACTTCGGGTCCGCCACGACGATCATCTGCCACGAAGTGCTTCTTCGCGGGCATTTCAACGGCAGGCAAGGTTTGCCGGTTAATTTCATCATCTCGGTTTATAACACCATTCGCGTACAATAAAAAGGCCGTAACCTGATACACCTCTTCGTTCGTCAGTGATCCTGGTTCATTGTAAGGCATTGTACGTCTGATATAATCAAATATCGTTGTCGCATAAGGCCAATAGTTGCCAATGGTTGCAGCCCGGGATGCACTATCCGCAACAAGTACGTCAAAGGGACCTTCTCTTCCCGTCTCACCATGGCAGGAAGCACACTTCTTTTGAAATAAAAGTGCTCCGTCCTTTGCGTATCCCATGCCGTCAGGCAATCCTTTTCCGTCTGGCGTAATGCTGATGTCTAATCGCTCAATTTGTGCTTTCGTCGCTCTGGAACCGAAGTCAAAGCTTGCCGGCCAGCCGTTTTCGTCTGGGCGAACCACTATATTTTCTGCAGGAATGGCATAAGATGAAGACGCTTGTTCCTTCGGATGGTTTCCTTGGCATGCCGTTAATAAGCCAATAAATAATATATAAATCAAGACTGATCTCACCTCAACTTCCGCCTCCATATTTTCCAGCATCCAATGTACTTCTTGTTAAAATATAGTTCCGTTCTCTCCGTTCAAGCACGACCTTAATAGAATCCCTGTTTTCATTTAGACCTTCCAATATGACCTGCGATCCATCCTCATTTGCATCATAACGCAAAATCATTTTTTTCCGAATCACCGGACGAGGTTTCTGTGCAAAGTCTCGAGTTCTTCGAGCAGTGGCGCCACGGTGGTCGATAAAGTTAAGTTCTTCTCCGATAGTTTGCCACGCCTGCTCACTGATCCAGTTTTCCGGATAAATATCGTTTACTTCTTCTTCGGAAGCCTCTTGCCTATTGGGATAATCCCCTTGCCTGCGGTGGCTCCCACCTATGAAACGGGCAGTAGCGATATTTTTATCTTGTAAATATAGTGTCCGCTCAACGGTATCGGCATAATAGTGAAAAACCCGCCTTCCGCCTCCCACACCAGCGACTTCAAAAGTTCTATCTATATCCCGAATAGGATTTCCTCCGCCATTGGAGAGATCCAGTGGTTGGGGGTTATTTACTTTAAAGGTCATCGTTGTCCATTTTTCAAAAGTAAGATCCTGCCAACGTACCGTATCATTTGGATTATAGGCTATTGCCTCATTATTCAGCAAAAATTCTTTTACTTCATAATAACCTCTTAATTTAGACAAGCCAGGCGATGAGGGTTGTTTATAGGGGTCATACCAAAAGTTAAGTAGTTGTACATAAAAAAGTATTCCCAAGAAAACAATAATGACTACTGCTTTAAGCCCAAAGCGTAGCACATGTTGCCAGGTTTTATCAAAGCGGGGGTAATAATTGAAAGGTACCGTATATTGTTCTAAGATCATTAAACGATATATTCTCGGCACATAATAGGAAAGGATAAACAAACCAAAAAGTACGAAATATGATGCATACACGTGCACTCCCCCTTCATAGGCGAAATTTACGTAAGTAATACTTCCCAAGGCTCCTACTAATAATGCAGCACCAAAGACTGTTGTTTTTCTAAAGAAAAGCATGGTTCCTGCTAACAATTCTACTACCCCTGTGAATACCTGATACCAAGGTACAATGCCAATAGATAACCAATATATTTTTTGCTGTGTAAGATCACCGAAGTTGGTATTCAGCAGACCTTCTGAAGGATAGGGCATTTGTACTGGAAGAACTTTTGTAAACGCAAAACCTATAATACCAATTCCAGCGCGATATCGCGCCGCAACCAACAACCAGTAATGCCATTTAGTATAATTTCTTGTATTTTTGTCCAATAGCGACCAGATTCCACCGCCAATGATCGCTATTACTAACACTACTATCCAGTCGGAATAACCATACATTCGTGGTAGCCACTGATTTAATAAGGGGAAAGAAGGCTGAAAACGCGCAATATCATAAAGATCCCGATAATGTAAACTCAGCCAATCAATAGAAAAAAAATCAGTGTACCAGCTCCAACGCCAAGGAATCGACATCAGCATAAAAAATATGAAAACGACTCGAAACAGTATTTTCTGATAACCTTTCCAGTCACTTTCAACTGTTACTTGACTATTTCTTTTTTCTTCAGCTTGCTTTTGACGAATATCTTCTGCCGTAGTTGTGTCTGGGTTCAATTGTGTTTCCATAATCTTATTTTTTATAATACCAAACGACTTCTTCTGCCAACTTTGCCCGCTTCCTCCAACAGGTATTTTTTCTCAATTTTGTTGAGTGTAATCGTTAAAGAATCTCCTTTACCGGTTGTTCCATGCAGTAAAATGGTACGATCGTTATGCCGATCAAAGGTTAGCTTATAGCTCTCTTGTTCGTTATTATTCCCCAAACTATTCATTACAAAGGTCTTAGCCATTGTATCCAATTGATAACGATAATAATGTCTGCCCACAGTTCCGGCATATTCGAAATTCCTGGCCTCACTTAGCGGATGAATAAGTTCCACATTGCTGATTACCGGTTGGGCCTGCTTTCCGGTTTTTATACTCAAAGTAGGCCACCGTTCTATAACAACATTTTCCCACCGTATACTGTCGGTTCTATTATAAGGCAACGACGTACCATTGAAAACAAAACGGGATACGTCATAAAAACCTGCTAAATCGGCATCCTGCTGTTCGGGATAATGATAGGGCCCTTTTTGATAAGCTGCATAAGTTTTAAAACCATACAGTACAACGAAGAAAAGAATAAATACACTTTTCAATATAAGTTGCGCTTTAGCTTGCCATACTTTTGGATAAACTGGCCGGTAAATACTGGGATAAGTTGGCCGTTCCAACGAAAGTAAGCGGAATAAACGTGGCGCATCGTAACACAGTAGAAACAGTGCAAACTGAATAAGATAAAGACTATAAACGGTTTCCCCTCCCTCATATGCCAAGTTGGACAAAAACACGTTTCCTGTAAAGCATAAAATAATGAACGACCCGATAAAAACAGTTTTGCGGTAAAAAAGTAGCAGACCTGCAAAAATTTCTACAGCACCCAAGAAATATTCAAAAGAAGGGGCAACACCCAAACTCAGCGAAAACAATCTCCAAGCTGAAAGATCCCCATAATTTGTGTTCAGGTCACTTAGGGAAGGATAGGGCGACTGTAACGGAAACAATTTAATAAAACCATAGGCAATCACACCAATTGCTAAACGATAGCGGAGAATGACACGAAGCACATAATATAGTCCAACATAGTTATCTTGTTTTTTTTTAAATAGAGACCATATTAAGCCCCCCAGTAAGGCAATAGCGGTCAAAATTCCCCAGTCGCCAAACGTATGAATCCCCCAAAAATCGATACTTCGTTCTGTTTCTAATAGTTGAGGGGTATATCGGCTGATGTTAAAAATATCCTGAAATTGCAGATTAAACCAATTCAACTGAAAAAGTCTGACATAATATTTCCAATCCAAGGGAACTGCCTGCAGTATAAAATAGATAAAGAAAAAACGGAAAAGCACCCGTTCATACGGCTTCCAATTTATCTTGTCTTGATTATTTAAAATGTCCATAGTCTCTTAATTTAATACCTATTTTTATTTATGGAATCAGCATTTTTAATAACCCGGATTCTGTTCAAGTGCTTGATCTGTTAATAATTGCTCCGCTGGAATGGGCATCAAGTACCGGTCGGAATCGGTGACTCCTAATACCGCTGCAGCCCGTCCGGTACGCACCAGATCAAACCATCTATGTGCTTCTAAGCCGAATTCTAAACGCCTTTCATTTTCGATAGCTAATAATATTTCATTTGCCGTGGCAGCTTCGCTATCCGCTAAATTTGCCCGATGCCGGATAGCATTTAAGTCTGTCAGAGCGTTTTCTAATTGCCCAAGCCCTGCATAAGCTTCTGCACGAATCAGATAGAGTTCCGCTATGCGAATGACATAGGTTGGATCTGTAGCAGGGCTACGATAATAGAGATTGCCATACCATCGATTTTGGTTATCTCTGGCCACCAATGCGCTCCGTGTTCCGCCCGTTAAGGGATCATTCAATAAAGACGCGAAAGTATCGTTAGGCGCCCATTGGCGAGTACCTCCATTTTGCTGTGGTTGCCATTGGCCACGATGGGGGTTCAATTCATTGGCATTATAAAAAATTTCAAAAACAGATTCGCGAGTCCCGGTAACACCTTCCGCAAAGAATGCATAATAAGGTTCTAATAACTCATAATTTGCCCTGTCATCTATCAGGCGGCTAGCATAATCTATTGTCTGTTGCCAATCTTGATTGTAGAGATAATATCTGGCCTTCAAAGCCCATGCCGTTTTACGTGTCGCCTGAAAACGGTTTGTGTTTTCAGGAAGTAAGGTCTCTGCTATTTCTAAATCAGCTAAGGCCTGTGCATATGTTTCCGCTTGTGTACTACGTGGAATCCCGGAATTGTCCTCAACCGATTGTGTAGGCGTTGTAATAAGCGGGACACCGCCCCAAGTTCGGGCTAAGTCGAAATAAGCAAGCGCTCGAATGAAATAGGCTTCGCCAGCTATTCTGTTCTTAACGTTTTCCGATATCACATCATCGGCCAACACGGATACGTCATAAATGACTTGATTAGCGCGGTTAATCGCTACATAAATGCCATTCCAGGAACTAGAAACAGTAGGATTTTCTGCATTTACCCGATGATTGATGAACTCCTGTACTTGCGACTGTGATCCTGTCCATTGGATATTATCCCCAGAAAGATAGGCAATAGACTGGAAATCGACACTATAATAATCGCGTAGAGCACTGTATACCCCATTCAATGCTGCATTTGCCGAAACTTCATCCACAATAATATTTTCGCCTGAAATAGATGCTCTGGGTTCCACATCTAAAAATTTATTACAACTCGCCAAAAATGTAATAAGACATAAACAAACTATATTCTTTATTGCTCTCATCTATCAATGTTTTTAAAGCGTTAAATTGATACCTAATTGAAAACTCCTCGGTTGCGGGGGGGTACCTAAGTCAATTCCCTGTTCATTCGGCGAACTGCTAGCAGCTGCTTCAGGATCAAGACCTGAGTAATTTGTCCATGTAAACAAATTATTCGCTTGTAAATAGAAACGTAAACGTTCTATGTGTAAGCGGTCGGCGATATGTTCTGGTACCGTATATCCTATGGTCAACGAACGTAAACGCAAATAAGAACCATCTTCCAGCCATCTGCTCCCCCCGTCACGATAATTGTTCACATTCACTCCATCCGAACGCGGCACATCGGTAATGTCACCGGGCTGCTGCCATCTGTCTAAATTGGAAGCAAATATCACCCGAGCGTCATCCCGAGCTCCACCTCCTTCTCCAAAAAAACGATTGTGGTTGTAAATTTCATTACCATATGAAAAAACAAGAAAAGCGGAAAGGTCGAAATTTTTATACGTCAAAGTGTTGGTTAGACCACCAAAAAAATCCGGCCAAATATCACCCATAATCTTTCGGTCGTCAGTTGTAATACGTCCATCTTCATTTACATCTTCATATACCGCATCGCCCGTTTGTGGATCAACATATAATTGGTTGTATACCCAAAAAGAATACAAAGGATGTCCCTGCTGAAATAAGATCAGATCACGGCTGCCATAATACAATGGGTTATCCAACTTTTCAATTTTGTTGACATTTCGGGAAATATTAAAATTTGTTTGCCAGGTAAAATCCTGTTTACGGATATTCCAGCTATTTATCGCCAATTCAAAACCCCTATTGCTGATTTCCGCGGCATTAGCGGTATAACTGTTAAAGCCTGTTGTTGCAGCCAAAGTAACCGGTAATAAGCCATCTTTGGTATACTTATCATATACATTAAATGATACATCCAAAGCCTCATTGAATAAGGCCGCGTCTATTCCGATATTCAATTGGTCAGTACGTTCCCAACGTAAAGCAGTATTAGGTAATTGTAATGGTGAAATGCCTGGAATACCTTGATAAGATGCGTCAATTCCCGACCATAATCGGCGGGCTGCAAAGGCGTCAATACCATTTTGATTACCCGTGCTTCCATAACTAACACGAATCTTCAGGTCATTTATCGCTGATACATCCTTTAAAAAATTTTCTTGCTTGACACGCCAAGCAGCACCTACTGCTGGGAAAAAGCCCCAAGGATCTGCCGAACCAAAGCGGGAGGATCCATCTGCCCTGATAGAGAAGTCAATTAAGTATTTATCTGCAAAGCCATAATCAATTCGCCCAAAAAAAGAAGCAAGGTTATACTTTTCCCAATCCTGACTGCTGGTGCTATTGGCAGCAGAGGAAATCAACTTAAAATCATTGCTAGCAAAGCCTCTTCCCGTTGCCGAAGTACGTTCAAGCGTCGACCCCTGTAAGGTATTGCCCAATAACACACCAAATGCATGCTTTTCATTCCATGTCTTGCGGTAGGTCAAAGTCTGTTCGTTGATCCAGGTAGTAGCCTGGCCGATCGCAGAGGTTGCCAGACCGTCAGGACTTCCCGCGATTAATTGATTGTTCCAATATTCGGATTCGTTATAATTGTTATAGTCAATGCTAAAGGTAGAACGAAATTTTAGATCGGGCAATAACTCAATATCCGCATATATGTTACCAATATAGCGCAAACTGGTGGTATTCACGTCATAATTTTCCAGCAGTAAGCTTAAGTTATCGAAGCCTGCACGCCCCACCAACACCCCCTCTTCATTATAGGGAGAAAGGTAAGTCGGTGTGTGCAAAGCTGCTTGCAACAAACCGCCCTGCGGACCGTCACCTGCGCGGGCTTGATTTCTGCCCGTACGTGATAAGCTATTACTGGTTCCGATCTGCACCCGATCATTTATTTTTTGATCAAGATTCACTTTAAAACTAACCCGGTCAAAACTTATCGGCTTGAGTATAGATTCTTGCTTATTAAAACCTCCCCCCACATAGTATCGTGTAGCACTTGAACCGCCACTTACAGCAATATCCGCATTGGTAAGTGAAGCGGTACGAAAAGCTTCACCTAAACGATCGTACGTTTGCTGCTCCTCCTGCAGACCTCTGCCGGCAACGCCATTAATTACGTCATCAATTGGTCTAAAAGGCTCTGGTTGTCCAATATTACGATTATACTCATTAACCAGTTCGGCATGTTCCGGTCCAGTAGTCAGATCCCATAATTTTACGGCTTTTGCAATCCCTTGGGAAGCATTCACATTGATTCTTGGTTTTTGATTATAGTTTCCACGCTTAGTCGTAATAATAATCACCCCATTAGCGCCTCTGGAACCATAAAGTGAAGTTGCCTCTGCATCCTTCAACACTTCAACACTTTCTATATCCGCTGGATTAATGTCGGCGATTGGAGAAGTTGCCTTCCCTCCGGTATTTAGGGTCTGTAAACTGGTGGTATTCAAGAAAACACCATCCACTACATATAATGGGTCATTGCTGGCATTAATGGACGTAGCTCCTCTCAAGCGCACATTTACAGCTTCTCCTGGCACACCCGTATTACTTGAAATCTGAACACCTGCCACTTTTCCTTGTAGCTGGGCATCGATACCTCCTACCGGAATATCTTTTGTTTCCGCTGGATCAATTTTTGTAATTGAACCAATCAAATTGCGTCTTTGTTGTGTAGTATAACCTACCACGACTACGTCATTCAATTGATTGAACCCGGGTTTCAATAAGATTTCTACTTTTTCATCATCAACAACAAGCTTTTTTTGATCATAGCCAACATAACTGATGATCAATGTGTAGGGAAATTTCTGCCCTGTCACAAAATTAAATTTACCATCTTCGTCGGTAGAGGCGTTATGGGTTGTACCTTCAATATGTACCAAAGCTCCTGGTAGCGGTTCTCTTGTTAAAGAATCCAGCACAACACCATTTAAAGTGGAATTGATTAGAGGTTTGGTTTGGGCGGATAGCGCTTGATCGTCTGCGTAATAAACTGCCATAAAAAGAAAAATGTAAGCTAATCTTTGCCACACCGTTACCTGTATTTGCATATGTTGTAGGGTTTAGTTACTAAATTTATTGATTGTTGCCCTGTCGACAGACACCAATCATCCTTTATAAATCCTTGAAAATATCCGGTTTTTCTTACCCAATATTTTCGCTTGCTCTATTATTTATTGTGATTTCATGTCGTAATAAATATGTATAAGCTTTTGAATCGCAAAAAATGTCAGGATGACGGATATGGCAAAGGTAAAATTAAATTTTAAAAAAAGAATACTTAGTCTATAAAAATAGTAGTCATTTATACATAGACACAAAAATCACATACCTTTGTTACAAAGTCACAGCCATTTCAACAAAAGCTTAGCCTGCTAAACGAAGATATCATGGAGTCTTTTTGTGAGGTTTTGTATCGTACCTATAAGTGCCTCCATCTGCTGCTCCAGTTCTTCATAATGCCCTTCTTCCAATGCCTCTTTTACACCAGGAAGTGTTTTCACTCCATAGCCAGTATAAAAACCGGGAGCATAAATACTGTGTTTATACCACGGTCGCCTTGGAAGACCGTTTGGTAATAGTAGGGCTTTCTCCGCCTGAAAAAGTTTTGCATTCTCAACAGACAATGCTTGTTCATCTCCTTTAAAGTTACTTTGTCTTTCCGCTAATTGAGATGCAGCCATCCCTAAACTATCTATCGCTACGAATAAGTTCTCAAACGAAAGGGGTGGTACCGGCAGTTTAGATTTCGGTGTCACAAACTCTTTCTTGGGATCGGCCGCCATCAGATAAATAGAATCACTGATGAGTTTATTTTCAGATTCATATGCCTGACGTAGTTCGTCAGCTTGCGTTTTTATTTCTTTTGCATACGTTTTGATCGCCTCATGTAATCCTCGAAAATCGAAGGGTAAAATATTTGCTTCCGAAATACGCAACACGGCACGACCAGCAGCTTGCGATAAAGCTACGCCATAACTAAAATCAGGATCTTTAAAGCGAATATAATGATCGTACGAGTCATAAATGCTATGGTAATCTCCAGCGGAACTTTCACCGCCAAAAGCAAAATTAAGACTGGGAATACCAAGATGTTGTAAAAATGCGGAATAGTCAGATCCAGTACCCAAAGCTTGTAAGGCATACTGGTCTTGCTGTAACAGCTCTTGTTTTTTATGGCGTGAGGAGGTAGATAATACCGTGCTTGCCAATTTGCGATCATAGACAGGTCTATCAGTTAACGGATCCCTCACTTCTTTTGAAATGTCGGTAACCAAAGCTTTGAATGCATGCGAACCACCAGCGTTAAAGAACCCCCTGCTATTACCATCACTGTTGATGTAAGCAACAGCCTTTTGCCGCAATTCATCCGCATGATGCTCCACCCATTCGGTTGAGCCTAATAGCGACTGTTCTTCTCCATCCCACGCACAATATATCAAAGTGCGTTTGGGCCTAAACCCTTGTTTCACCAAAGATCCGATCGCTTTAGCTTCTTCAAGTAACGCCGCCAATCCACTCACGGGATCATCTGTCCCGTTTACCCATGCATCGTGATGATTACCTCTTATAACCCATTGATCAGGATATACGTCACCTGTGATTTTTGCAATTACATTATAAGCGGGCACAATATCCCAACTTTGTTTAATCTTGAGATGTACCTTTGCTTTTCCACCACCCAATCTATAGGTAATAGGTAAAGCTCCCCGCCAAGAGTCTGGAGCTACAGGGCCATCTAAAGCCGCTAACAAAGGTTGGGCATCATGGTAGCTAATAGGCAGTACCGGAATTTTCAGAATTGTAGTAGCCTCTTCCCTTCTCAAACGTTTAGCTTCTTTGGTTGCACCTATTCCAGGTGTTAATGGATCACCGGGATAAAGTACCATATCCATTACAGATCCCCGCTGCACCGTATGTTCGTTTTTAAAAGGCCCCTCAGGGTAGCCATCTCCCTGATAGTAACCATCTTCTTTGGGGTCAGAATAGATAATGCATCCTACTGCCCCGTGTTCATAAGCCACCTTAGGTTTTATCCCCCTCCAACTATTGCCATACTTGGCGATTACAATTTTACCCTTTACATCTACCCCTAAACGTTCTAATTGCTCGTAATCAGCGGGTAAGCCATAATTAACAAATACTAACGGAGCTGTCACGTCGCCATCCGCCCCCCATGCATTATAGGTTGGCAATTGCCCCTCTTGGCTTGAGGAAGCATCTCCGTCTACAGCGGGTTCTTTTAAAATAGCTGTATAAGTTGTTGGTTCGATTAACTCTAATTTTCTTTCCAATGGGGTCGGAAAAAGCACGTGGAAAGTTTCTATTTCAACATCCCATCCATAATTATTGAACCATTGATAAATTTCTTCAGCCACCTCCTTACCTCTAGCTGATCCTAGATGATGTGGGTAAGCAGATAAGTTTTTTATATTGGTGCCTATGCTCTCTTTTTCCAATAAAGTATCGAAACGCTGCTCGAGTTGATTCTCCTGTTGCGCATTTAAATGCGCAAAGGTTCTCAGCATTAAACATAAGAGTGGCAGAAGCCGTTTTAAATGTACATTCATATACGGTTAATTAGTTGTTTAACAATCTTTCCAAAGTATCATGAAGCTCTTCACCTTTGAGGTTTCTAGCCACAATAGTTCCATCCGGACCGATAAGAAAATTAGAAGGAATTGCTCTCACCCCATAAAGCTT
This Olivibacter sp. SDN3 DNA region includes the following protein-coding sequences:
- a CDS encoding TonB-dependent receptor encodes the protein MQIQVTVWQRLAYIFLFMAVYYADDQALSAQTKPLINSTLNGVVLDSLTREPLPGALVHIEGTTHNASTDEDGKFNFVTGQKFPYTLIISYVGYDQKKLVVDDEKVEILLKPGFNQLNDVVVVGYTTQQRRNLIGSITKIDPAETKDIPVGGIDAQLQGKVAGVQISSNTGVPGEAVNVRLRGATSINASNDPLYVVDGVFLNTTSLQTLNTGGKATSPIADINPADIESVEVLKDAEATSLYGSRGANGVIIITTKRGNYNQKPRINVNASQGIAKAVKLWDLTTGPEHAELVNEYNRNIGQPEPFRPIDDVINGVAGRGLQEEQQTYDRLGEAFRTASLTNADIAVSGGSSATRYYVGGGFNKQESILKPISFDRVSFKVNLDQKINDRVQIGTSNSLSRTGRNQARAGDGPQGGLLQAALHTPTYLSPYNEEGVLVGRAGFDNLSLLLENYDVNTTSLRYIGNIYADIELLPDLKFRSTFSIDYNNYNESEYWNNQLIAGSPDGLATSAIGQATTWINEQTLTYRKTWNEKHAFGVLLGNTLQGSTLERTSATGRGFASNDFKLISSAANSTSSQDWEKYNLASFFGRIDYGFADKYLIDFSIRADGSSRFGSADPWGFFPAVGAAWRVKQENFLKDVSAINDLKIRVSYGSTGNQNGIDAFAARRLWSGIDASYQGIPGISPLQLPNTALRWERTDQLNIGIDAALFNEALDVSFNVYDKYTKDGLLPVTLAATTGFNSYTANAAEISNRGFELAINSWNIRKQDFTWQTNFNISRNVNKIEKLDNPLYYGSRDLILFQQGHPLYSFWVYNQLYVDPQTGDAVYEDVNEDGRITTDDRKIMGDIWPDFFGGLTNTLTYKNFDLSAFLVFSYGNEIYNHNRFFGEGGGARDDARVIFASNLDRWQQPGDITDVPRSDGVNVNNYRDGGSRWLEDGSYLRLRSLTIGYTVPEHIADRLHIERLRFYLQANNLFTWTNYSGLDPEAAASSSPNEQGIDLGTPPQPRSFQLGINLTL
- a CDS encoding transferrin receptor-like dimerization domain-containing protein produces the protein MNVHLKRLLPLLCLMLRTFAHLNAQQENQLEQRFDTLLEKESIGTNIKNLSAYPHHLGSARGKEVAEEIYQWFNNYGWDVEIETFHVLFPTPLERKLELIEPTTYTAILKEPAVDGDASSSQEGQLPTYNAWGADGDVTAPLVFVNYGLPADYEQLERLGVDVKGKIVIAKYGNSWRGIKPKVAYEHGAVGCIIYSDPKEDGYYQGDGYPEGPFKNEHTVQRGSVMDMVLYPGDPLTPGIGATKEAKRLRREEATTILKIPVLPISYHDAQPLLAALDGPVAPDSWRGALPITYRLGGGKAKVHLKIKQSWDIVPAYNVIAKITGDVYPDQWVIRGNHHDAWVNGTDDPVSGLAALLEEAKAIGSLVKQGFRPKRTLIYCAWDGEEQSLLGSTEWVEHHADELRQKAVAYINSDGNSRGFFNAGGSHAFKALVTDISKEVRDPLTDRPVYDRKLASTVLSTSSRHKKQELLQQDQYALQALGTGSDYSAFLQHLGIPSLNFAFGGESSAGDYHSIYDSYDHYIRFKDPDFSYGVALSQAAGRAVLRISEANILPFDFRGLHEAIKTYAKEIKTQADELRQAYESENKLISDSIYLMAADPKKEFVTPKSKLPVPPLSFENLFVAIDSLGMAASQLAERQSNFKGDEQALSVENAKLFQAEKALLLPNGLPRRPWYKHSIYAPGFYTGYGVKTLPGVKEALEEGHYEELEQQMEALIGTIQNLTKRLHDIFV